AATATTGCGATCCCCGGTAGGTTTTGTAAATTCTGCGGTCGTACCATTTCGAGATGCATTTACACTACACTTATACTATCAGTCCACGAAACTCGTAAATCCTGCAATTGACTCAATATGGTGATGCATATACACTACTCACGAAGATCTCACGCCTAGTGCCCTGTATAAAGCGCGTAGAATTATAGAACGGTGTTCGCTCAGGCAATGGTCTATCATGCTGCCTTGGTCGGTTGTTTCGTGACTGCTGACGCCGGTCCAGCCTCCGTGCGGGTTGTGGGCTCTCGCCGCGTGATCTGGTTCACATAGGCCACAGCCTCCAGCCGCGAATGGACCTTGAGTTTACTAAAGATATTCTGGATGTGATTTCGCACCGTCGTCTTACTGATAAAAAGCTGTTCCGCGATGGCCGCCGTGGTTGCGCCGGTCCGCATCAGAGTAACGATCTGCAGTTCCCGCCGGGTGAGATCCCCGATGGGTGGCACAGCCTCCTCGTTCACCGCGAGTTGAGTCTGAGTCAATTGTTGACGAACAAGCACCTCAAGCTGATGTGCCGCAGTGACATCACGAAAAAGGTGGACGACCGTCGGGGGCTGGTTGCTCTCACAGGGGAGGGCAACGCAACTCACGTCTATCCACAGTGGTTTGCCCGTTCTCGTCCGAGTAGCCATCTCAAAATGCTGGATCAGGTCTCCGCGGCTCAACGACATCTTGAGTGGGCAAGGCCACTGACAAAGCTGATTGCCATTGCTGTCACGGCCATTGAAGAACTCACGACACTCCTGCCCGACGACTTGTTCCGCAGGGGCTTCCAGGATAGTTTCAGCGGCCTTATTGCAGAACAATATCTCCCCCGATGGCGCACTGATAAATACACCGTCGGCCGTCTCCGCAAAAAGTTGGAAGGCGGCCTTCAATGGTTCTGCAGGCTGTGCGCCTCCCGGCGCACACTCCACACCCTTTTCATAAGCAACAGGGCGATGCTCGCTTTCCCCATCAGTACGGTGGGCGACTGATTGGCTTGTACGAACGCCGCCGTCATGTTGTCGGCCTGTCCGCCGGGTCTGTGCCGAACGTTTCGGTCCGCTTCCTGAGCGCGCCATAGACTCAATATATAGTCCGCAGTAAGACCTGTCAAGTCGAAAAGGATGAGGAAAGTGTACCGCGCTTCGCGCCTTCAATTCTCGATCCGCTCTCCACCACCCGCGCTGTTTTCCAGGGCCATCCGGTTGAGAATGACGATGCGTCACCTGTCGCGAAAGGGTGGTGAGATAAGGTTGGGAGCGCAATAAATTGCTGTGCCGATTCGATCATAGATGGCCGGTTTGAAAAGAATAAGAATACTGACGCCGATACGAGGCCGGCGAGACCGAAGAAAACGCTTGACAGAGGTGCGCGCTATATGCAATAGTGCCGTACTTCCTTATTATAGGGTTGCTGCTTTGCTGTAGGTTCTCCCGGAGGTTCGAAGGCTCACATACTCCAGGCAAGAAATCGTAAGAGTGGATGTGATCGGGGCGAGGTCACTTCGGCGCCCCGCATCAGCAAGGCGCTCCGAGCTCGGGAGCGCGGTAGTCAACTTAAACGACGCAGAGGGAGGAGAATCATGGCGCAAAGAAGTTGGTGGGTTCGCGGTGTCGTCTTGGGCGGCGCCTTACTGCTCGCCCCGGTCGGGGCGTGGGCTGATAAGCTCACGGAACTTGAGCAGGCCTTTGAGACACAGCAGAAGTCGCTGCAGCAGTTGCAGCAGGAGATGCATCGGCTCCGACAGGAGCGGACCGTACAGCAAGAAGAGGTGACCAGGCGCGTGATGGAGGTCGAAAAGAAGGCCGCTGAGGCTGCGGCATCGTCGTTCCTCACCGGGATGGACCCTTGGCCGGGGAAGGGGTTCTATCTGAAGTCACCCGATGGCCAGCACCGGTTGAGTATCGGTGGCTACATCCAGGCGTTGACTCAAGTTGAAGGGGCGCTCAGTGACGACGTAGAAGGCAACGCTGCTGCGATTAATCGCCACAATCCGAGCACCTTCAAACTCCACCGCGTCCGGCTCATCTTGAACGGCCAGCTCTACAAGGACTTTGGTTTCCACGTCGAAACGCAACTCGCCGACGGTCCCACCAAGAGTTCGAATAGCTCCGGCGGCGCCGCCGGCACCAGTGGCGGCACCAGGCTCGAATGGGCGGTTGGTACGTATACGTACGCCCCTTGGGCCAAGATCGCCGTCG
This DNA window, taken from Candidatus Methylomirabilis tolerans, encodes the following:
- a CDS encoding LuxR C-terminal-related transcriptional regulator, with product MECAPGGAQPAEPLKAAFQLFAETADGVFISAPSGEILFCNKAAETILEAPAEQVVGQECREFFNGRDSNGNQLCQWPCPLKMSLSRGDLIQHFEMATRTRTGKPLWIDVSCVALPCESNQPPTVVHLFRDVTAAHQLEVLVRQQLTQTQLAVNEEAVPPIGDLTRRELQIVTLMRTGATTAAIAEQLFISKTTVRNHIQNIFSKLKVHSRLEAVAYVNQITRREPTTRTEAGPASAVTKQPTKAA